One Dietzia sp. JS16-p6b genomic window carries:
- a CDS encoding FKBP-type peptidyl-prolyl cis-trans isomerase — MDKPEIDMPTGPAPTDLVSADLTVGEGAEAVAGGNVTVHYVGVDYETGEQFDSSWDRGESITFPLNGLIQGWQEGIPGMKVGGRRQLVIPPDKAYGTSAALHPLGGKTLVFVIDLLDA, encoded by the coding sequence ATGGACAAGCCCGAGATCGACATGCCGACCGGCCCCGCCCCCACTGACCTCGTCAGCGCGGACCTCACTGTCGGGGAGGGCGCCGAGGCGGTGGCCGGCGGTAACGTCACCGTCCACTACGTCGGTGTCGACTACGAGACCGGCGAGCAGTTCGACTCCTCGTGGGACCGGGGCGAGTCCATCACGTTCCCGCTCAACGGCCTCATCCAGGGCTGGCAGGAAGGGATCCCGGGCATGAAGGTCGGGGGTCGCCGTCAGCTGGTCATCCCGCCGGACAAGGCCTACGGGACCTCCGCGGCCCTGCACCCGCTCGGCGGCAAGACCCTGGTGTTCGTCATCGATCTGCTCGACGCCTGA
- a CDS encoding propionyl-CoA synthetase → MSDSTTSSTYAEAHRLSITDPDAFWLEAAGAIDWTTPPTTAVDGSRPPFYRWFPDGRLNTSYNCLDRHVEEGRGDQAAFIYDSAVTGATETITYSQLLEQVQAFAGALVAEGVGHGDRVVIYMPMVPRAAVAMLACARIGAVHSVVFGGFAAPELAIRIDDARPKVVVTSPGGIEPTRKVPYFPMVAKALGLARHTPGAVIVADRPDQFPDESFPETPGTTWSDWDEAVAGSEPTGPVPVAATDPLYILYTSGTTGLPKGVVRDNGGHAVALAWSMWNVYGVRPGEVWWTASDVGWVVGHSYIVYGPLLVGATSIIYEGKPVGTPDAGAFWRVIAEHGATALFTAPTAVRAIRKEDPEGREIARYDLSGMRTLFCAGERLDPDTYRWATEKLGKPVVDNWWQTETGWPIASNLRGLEPMPIKAGSPTVPVPGYDLRVLDAGGTELPAGEEGNLAIRLPMAPGTLSGLWEDDERFISSYMSVFDGYYSTGDGGYIDSDGYVYVMGRTDDVINVAGHRLSTGSMEAVIATHPAVAEAAVIGVKDELKGQRPVGYVVLKSGQVRDPEELRAELVAMVREEIGAVATFRDCTVVQGLPKTRSGKILRKTMRQIADGHEDVTVPSTIEDPAVLDALTPFLRPAE, encoded by the coding sequence ATGTCGGACTCCACGACCTCGTCGACCTACGCCGAGGCCCACCGGCTCTCGATCACCGATCCCGATGCCTTCTGGCTGGAGGCCGCCGGCGCCATCGACTGGACCACGCCCCCCACGACCGCGGTCGACGGGTCCAGGCCGCCGTTCTACCGCTGGTTCCCCGACGGCCGACTCAACACGTCGTACAACTGCCTCGACCGCCATGTCGAGGAGGGACGAGGGGACCAGGCCGCGTTCATCTACGACTCGGCGGTGACCGGGGCCACCGAGACCATCACGTACTCCCAGTTGCTCGAGCAGGTCCAGGCCTTCGCGGGTGCGCTCGTCGCCGAGGGAGTGGGCCACGGCGACCGGGTCGTGATCTACATGCCCATGGTTCCCCGCGCGGCCGTGGCGATGCTCGCGTGCGCCCGGATCGGCGCCGTGCACTCCGTCGTGTTCGGGGGTTTCGCCGCGCCGGAGCTGGCCATACGCATCGACGACGCCCGGCCGAAGGTGGTGGTGACCTCGCCCGGCGGAATCGAGCCCACCCGCAAGGTCCCCTACTTCCCGATGGTCGCCAAAGCCCTGGGTCTCGCCCGCCACACACCGGGTGCGGTGATCGTCGCCGACCGACCGGACCAGTTCCCGGACGAGTCCTTTCCCGAGACCCCCGGCACCACCTGGAGCGACTGGGATGAGGCGGTCGCGGGGTCGGAGCCGACCGGGCCCGTCCCCGTCGCCGCGACGGACCCGCTGTACATCCTGTACACGTCCGGGACCACGGGCCTGCCCAAGGGCGTCGTGCGGGACAACGGTGGCCACGCCGTCGCGCTGGCGTGGTCGATGTGGAACGTCTACGGGGTCCGCCCCGGCGAGGTCTGGTGGACGGCCTCGGACGTCGGCTGGGTCGTGGGACACTCGTACATCGTCTACGGCCCGCTGCTGGTGGGCGCGACGTCCATCATCTACGAGGGCAAACCGGTCGGCACCCCGGACGCCGGCGCGTTCTGGAGGGTGATCGCCGAGCACGGGGCCACCGCGCTGTTCACCGCGCCCACGGCCGTCCGGGCCATCCGTAAGGAGGACCCGGAGGGCCGGGAGATCGCCCGGTACGACCTGTCCGGTATGCGCACCCTGTTCTGTGCGGGCGAACGGCTGGATCCCGACACCTATCGATGGGCCACGGAGAAGCTGGGCAAGCCCGTGGTGGACAACTGGTGGCAGACCGAGACGGGCTGGCCCATCGCCTCCAACCTGCGCGGTCTCGAGCCTATGCCGATCAAGGCAGGGTCCCCCACCGTGCCCGTACCCGGATACGACCTGCGCGTCCTGGATGCCGGGGGGACTGAACTGCCCGCGGGGGAGGAGGGCAACCTGGCGATCCGGCTGCCGATGGCGCCGGGCACCCTGTCGGGCCTGTGGGAGGACGACGAGAGGTTCATCTCCTCGTACATGTCCGTCTTCGACGGGTACTACTCCACCGGAGACGGCGGCTACATCGACTCCGACGGTTACGTCTACGTCATGGGCCGGACCGACGACGTCATCAACGTCGCCGGCCACCGGTTGTCGACGGGCTCCATGGAGGCCGTGATCGCCACCCACCCCGCGGTGGCCGAGGCCGCCGTCATCGGTGTGAAGGACGAACTCAAGGGCCAACGGCCGGTCGGGTACGTGGTCCTCAAGTCCGGTCAGGTCCGCGATCCCGAGGAGTTGCGGGCGGAGTTGGTGGCGATGGTCCGCGAGGAGATCGGCGCGGTGGCCACCTTCCGCGACTGCACGGTCGTGCAGGGCCTGCCCAAGACCCGGTCGGGCAAGATCCTGCGCAAGACGATGCGACAGATCGCGGACGGACACGAGGACGTCACAGTCCCGTCGACGATCGAGGACCCGGCCGTGCTCGATGCACTCACACCGTTCCTCCGACCGGCGGAATAG
- a CDS encoding carboxyl transferase domain-containing protein: protein MARTGALQILDMVLDDGSFRSWDGPPLRSPQVDSVPGYEDSLERAARVSGVDEAVISGEGTLLGRRVVFIACEFDFLAGSIGIAAAERIVSAIERATAERLPILASPTSGGTRMQEGTIAFLQMVKISAAVAGHKSAGLPYLVYLRHPTTGGVFASWGSLGHVSVAEPGALIGFLGPRVYEALYEAPFPEGVQVSENLARRGMIDGVLPPEGVRDLTARALRVLCQDPPCQDEPAPPHGPVPEPESDRAEPPDAWDAIVRSRRRDRPGARSFLERVAPDRVPLSGTGQGEDSGSLLLSLARFRGQSAVVLAQDRDAENETSPLGPSALRSARRGMRIAAEIGVPLVLLIDTRGAALSREAEEGGLAGEIARSLADLVTLPTPTVSVILGQGTGGAALAMLPADRVLCARHGWLAPLPPEGASAILYHETTRAPEVARSQGITSSDLLRAGIVDVVVPERPDAADEPDAFCDRLADAVASALVEVRRRPPERRYAERMSRYRDLGLRLE, encoded by the coding sequence ATGGCCAGAACCGGAGCTCTGCAGATCCTCGACATGGTCCTCGACGACGGGTCGTTCCGGTCCTGGGACGGCCCGCCGCTGCGCTCGCCCCAGGTCGACTCGGTCCCGGGGTACGAGGACTCCCTCGAGCGCGCGGCGCGGGTGTCCGGGGTGGACGAGGCCGTCATCTCCGGTGAGGGGACCCTCCTGGGTCGGCGCGTGGTGTTCATCGCCTGCGAGTTCGACTTCCTCGCGGGCTCGATCGGAATCGCGGCGGCGGAGCGGATCGTGTCCGCGATCGAGCGAGCCACCGCCGAGCGCCTGCCGATCCTGGCGTCCCCGACGTCCGGTGGGACCCGCATGCAGGAGGGCACGATCGCCTTCCTGCAGATGGTCAAGATCTCCGCCGCCGTGGCCGGGCACAAGTCGGCGGGGCTCCCCTACCTCGTCTACCTGCGCCACCCGACCACCGGAGGGGTGTTCGCCTCGTGGGGGTCGTTGGGCCACGTCTCCGTGGCCGAACCCGGCGCGTTGATCGGGTTCCTGGGACCCCGGGTGTACGAGGCGCTCTACGAGGCCCCCTTCCCGGAGGGCGTGCAGGTGTCGGAGAACCTCGCCCGCCGCGGCATGATCGACGGCGTACTCCCCCCGGAGGGGGTGCGGGACCTCACGGCGCGGGCCCTGCGCGTCCTCTGCCAGGACCCCCCGTGTCAGGACGAACCGGCGCCACCGCACGGGCCCGTCCCCGAGCCGGAGTCCGACCGCGCCGAGCCGCCCGACGCATGGGACGCCATCGTCCGCTCCCGCCGCCGCGACCGCCCCGGTGCCCGGTCGTTCCTGGAGCGTGTTGCCCCGGACCGGGTCCCGCTCTCGGGCACCGGTCAGGGCGAGGACAGCGGGTCGCTGTTGCTCTCCCTGGCGCGGTTCCGAGGGCAGTCCGCGGTGGTGCTGGCCCAGGACCGTGACGCGGAGAACGAGACGAGCCCGCTCGGCCCGTCCGCACTTCGCTCCGCGCGGCGCGGCATGCGCATCGCCGCCGAGATCGGGGTCCCGTTGGTCCTGCTCATCGACACCCGCGGGGCCGCGTTGTCCCGAGAGGCCGAGGAGGGCGGTCTCGCGGGAGAGATCGCCCGCAGCTTGGCCGACCTGGTCACCCTGCCCACCCCGACGGTCTCGGTGATCCTCGGCCAGGGCACGGGGGGCGCCGCGTTGGCGATGCTCCCCGCGGACCGCGTGCTGTGCGCCCGTCACGGGTGGCTCGCCCCGCTCCCCCCCGAGGGCGCGAGCGCGATCCTCTACCACGAGACCACCCGGGCACCCGAGGTGGCGCGATCCCAGGGGATCACCTCGTCCGACCTCCTCCGGGCGGGGATCGTCGACGTGGTCGTCCCCGAGCGACCCGATGCGGCGGACGAACCGGACGCCTTCTGCGACCGGCTGGCGGACGCCGTCGCCTCGGCTCTCGTCGAGGTCAGGCGACGTCCCCCCGAGCGGAGGTATGCGGAGCGGATGTCGCGGTATCGGGACCTCGGTCTGAGACTAGAGTGA
- a CDS encoding enoyl-CoA hydratase — MIDTRSDGPVAVVTIDRHRTRNALDAEVCTALREAIEVAGAAAEGEDPVRAIVITGAGSAFCAGADLSGGVYNLNFYDAHAAMLEAVESVPVPVIAAVNGPAVGAGVQLALAADLRVVAPGAVFAVPVVKVGLALDNWTIKRLANVVGGGHARSVLMTARPVGAEEAARIGLANEIGDLDTAMELAAEIARFAPLSLRHIKSVINDDDARLLPRDEHTELQQLAWRSEDMAEARAARAEKRPPVFRGR; from the coding sequence ATGATCGACACACGCAGTGACGGACCCGTCGCCGTCGTCACCATCGACCGTCACCGCACCCGCAACGCCCTCGACGCGGAGGTCTGCACGGCCCTGCGGGAGGCGATCGAAGTCGCGGGAGCCGCGGCGGAGGGTGAGGACCCGGTCCGGGCGATCGTCATCACCGGGGCGGGGTCGGCCTTCTGCGCCGGCGCCGACCTGTCCGGCGGCGTGTACAACCTGAACTTCTACGACGCCCACGCCGCGATGCTCGAGGCGGTGGAGTCGGTGCCGGTCCCCGTCATCGCGGCCGTCAACGGGCCCGCAGTCGGCGCCGGGGTCCAGCTCGCCCTGGCCGCCGATCTCCGCGTCGTGGCCCCCGGCGCGGTGTTCGCGGTACCCGTCGTGAAGGTGGGGTTGGCCCTGGACAACTGGACCATCAAGCGGCTCGCCAACGTGGTCGGGGGAGGACACGCGCGGTCGGTCCTCATGACCGCGCGTCCGGTGGGCGCGGAGGAGGCGGCCCGGATCGGCCTGGCCAACGAGATCGGTGACCTCGACACGGCGATGGAACTCGCCGCGGAGATCGCGCGGTTCGCCCCCCTGAGCCTCCGGCACATCAAGTCCGTGATCAATGACGACGACGCCCGGCTCCTGCCCCGCGACGAACACACCGAGCTGCAACAACTCGCCTGGCGTAGCGAGGACATGGCCGAGGCGCGGGCCGCCCGCGCGGAGAAGAGGCCACCGGTGTTCCGCGGTCGATGA
- a CDS encoding DUF485 domain-containing protein, whose amino-acid sequence MHSSPEFQELRSKFRAFVFPMTIAFLVWYFLYVLLAVYATDFMATKVFGNITWGLIIGLAQFVTTFLITFLYIRFANRVVDPRAEAIRHELEGEVA is encoded by the coding sequence ATGCACTCCAGCCCGGAATTCCAGGAGTTGCGCAGCAAGTTCAGGGCGTTCGTCTTCCCCATGACGATCGCCTTCCTCGTCTGGTACTTCCTGTACGTGCTCCTGGCGGTCTATGCGACCGACTTCATGGCGACCAAGGTCTTCGGGAACATCACCTGGGGGCTGATCATCGGGTTGGCGCAGTTCGTCACCACGTTCCTCATCACGTTCCTCTACATCCGGTTCGCCAACCGGGTGGTCGATCCCCGCGCGGAAGCGATCCGCCACGAGCTGGAAGGTGAGGTGGCCTGA
- a CDS encoding cation acetate symporter, giving the protein MGDWLYNIRELAPGEQVGSTLLNMVVFGIFIVVTMTLVLRASKSTKSTKDFYTGGSTFTGPQNGFAIAGDYLSAASFLGIAGAIAINGYDGFLYSIGFLVAWLVALMLVAELMRNTGRFTMADVLSFRLKQRPVRMAAALATLSVCLFYLIAQMAGAGGLVALLLNINDSTGQAIVVAVVGLLMIVYVLVGGMKGTTYVQMVKAVLLVGGVLIMCLFVLVAVRGNFSALLGEAVANSGRDLLQPGLQYGATETSKLDFISLSIALVFGTAGLPHVLMRFYTVPTAKEARRSVTWAIALIGSFYLFTLVLGFGAAAMVGSEVIEAAPGGVNSAAPLLAFALGGEIFLGIISAVAFATILAVVAGLAITASASFAHDIYNGVIKHGKATEKAQLRVSRITVVVIGIASIIMGIGAMGQNIAFLVALAFAIAASANLPTILYSLFWKRFNTTGALFSMYGGLISTLVLIALSPAVSGGPKSMITSVDFSLFPLSNPGIVSIPLAFLLGIIGTFLGKKDEFPEKRVEMEVRSLTGVGVEKTINH; this is encoded by the coding sequence ATGGGCGACTGGCTGTACAACATCCGCGAGCTCGCCCCCGGTGAGCAGGTCGGCAGCACGCTTCTCAACATGGTCGTGTTCGGGATCTTCATCGTCGTGACCATGACCCTCGTCCTCCGGGCGTCCAAGTCGACCAAGTCGACCAAGGACTTCTACACCGGTGGCTCCACCTTCACGGGGCCGCAGAACGGGTTCGCGATCGCCGGTGACTACCTCTCGGCCGCCTCGTTCCTGGGCATCGCCGGCGCCATCGCCATCAACGGTTACGACGGTTTCCTCTACTCCATCGGGTTCCTGGTGGCGTGGCTGGTCGCGCTGATGCTGGTCGCCGAACTGATGCGCAACACGGGCCGGTTCACGATGGCGGACGTGCTCAGCTTCCGTCTCAAGCAGCGGCCCGTCCGCATGGCCGCGGCCCTGGCGACCCTCTCGGTGTGCCTGTTCTATCTCATCGCACAGATGGCGGGCGCCGGCGGTCTGGTGGCGCTCCTGCTCAACATCAACGACTCCACCGGGCAGGCGATCGTCGTGGCGGTCGTCGGGCTCCTGATGATCGTCTACGTGCTCGTCGGTGGCATGAAGGGCACCACGTACGTGCAGATGGTCAAGGCCGTCCTCCTGGTCGGCGGCGTGTTGATCATGTGCCTGTTCGTCCTGGTGGCGGTGCGGGGCAACTTCTCGGCGCTCCTCGGTGAGGCCGTGGCCAACTCCGGCAGGGACCTCCTGCAGCCCGGCCTGCAGTACGGCGCCACCGAGACGAGCAAACTCGACTTCATCTCCCTGTCGATCGCCCTGGTCTTCGGTACCGCGGGCCTGCCCCACGTGTTGATGCGCTTCTACACGGTCCCCACCGCCAAGGAGGCCCGCCGCTCGGTCACCTGGGCGATCGCGCTCATCGGGTCGTTCTACCTGTTCACCCTGGTCCTCGGTTTCGGTGCCGCGGCGATGGTGGGGTCGGAGGTGATCGAGGCGGCGCCCGGTGGCGTGAACTCGGCGGCCCCGCTGCTGGCCTTCGCGCTCGGCGGGGAGATCTTCCTCGGGATCATCTCGGCGGTCGCCTTCGCGACGATTCTCGCGGTGGTCGCGGGTCTCGCCATCACGGCCTCCGCGTCGTTCGCACACGACATCTACAACGGCGTCATCAAGCACGGGAAGGCGACCGAGAAGGCCCAGTTGCGGGTGTCGCGGATCACCGTCGTGGTGATCGGTATCGCGTCCATCATCATGGGGATCGGCGCCATGGGGCAGAACATCGCCTTCCTCGTGGCCCTGGCGTTCGCCATCGCGGCCTCGGCGAACCTGCCGACCATCCTCTACTCGCTGTTCTGGAAGCGGTTCAACACCACCGGCGCGCTGTTCTCGATGTACGGCGGCCTGATCAGCACACTCGTGCTGATCGCGCTCTCGCCCGCGGTGTCGGGCGGCCCGAAGTCGATGATCACCAGTGTCGACTTCTCGTTGTTCCCGCTGTCCAACCCGGGCATCGTGTCGATCCCGCTGGCGTTCCTCCTCGGGATCATCGGCACCTTCCTCGGCAAGAAGGACGAGTTCCCGGAGAAGCGGGTCGAGATGGAGGTCCGTTCCCTCACGGGTGTCGGTGTGGAGAAGACGATCAACCACTGA